One segment of Castanea sativa cultivar Marrone di Chiusa Pesio chromosome 3, ASM4071231v1 DNA contains the following:
- the LOC142628964 gene encoding uncharacterized protein LOC142628964 produces MDCICFLLRQGLAFRGHDESKDSNNQGNFLELLRFLANHNEEIDKAVLENAPENHQMTSPDIQKEIANAIAVETINAIIKDIGDSLFAIIVDKSRDMSTKEQMAIVLRYVDKLGHVNERFLGITHVNNTSAVTLKSAIEEVFNKHSLSISRLRGQGYDGASNMRGELNGLKTLILKDNPSAYYVHCFAHQLQLTLVAVAKNHIQIATFLNLVAKALQRKDQDIVNAMKLVDISKQRLRVMRDDGWNSLLEELQQLLLKELFQQ; encoded by the exons ATGGATTGTATTTGTTTTCTACTACGGCAAGGATTAGCATTTCGTGGCCATGATGAATCTAAAGACTCCAATAATCAAggaaattttcttgaattattaCGGTTTCTTGCAAATCACAATGAAGAAATTGATAAGGCAGTCCTCGAAAATGCTCCTGAAAATCATCAAATGACCTCTCCTgatatccaaaaagaaatagcAAATGCTATAGCCGTTGAGACGATAAATGCTATTATTAAAGATATTGGAGACTCATTATTTGCTATTATAGTTGATAAATCACGTGATATGTCTACTAAAGAACAAATGGCGATTGTTTTGCGCTATGTGGACAAACTGGGACATGTGAATGAGCGCTTTTTAGGCATTACACATGTTAATAATACATCAGCAGTGACACTAAAGAGTGCAATTGAGGAGGTATTTAATAAACATAGCTTAAGCATTAGTAGATTGCGGGGACAAGGCTACGACGGGGCAAGCAACATGCGAGGTGAGTTAAATGGACTAAAAACTCTTATTTTGAAAGATAATCCTTCTGCCTATTATGTCCATTGCTTTGCACATCAGCTTCAACTAACATTAGTTGCAGTAGCAAAAAATCACATCCAGATTGCAACCTTTTTAAACTTGGTTGCAAAG GCATTACAACGAAAAGATCAAGATATTGTGAATGCTATGAAGTTGGTTGACATTTCAAAGCAACGTTTACGAGTCATGAGAGATGATGGGTGGAACTCTTTGCTAGAGGAG TTGCAACAGCTACTGTTGAAAGAGCTTTTTCAGCaatga
- the LOC142627680 gene encoding LOW QUALITY PROTEIN: uncharacterized protein LOC142627680 (The sequence of the model RefSeq protein was modified relative to this genomic sequence to represent the inferred CDS: substituted 2 bases at 2 genomic stop codons), with protein sequence MSKKTTSNPEVKKARADWDINPTWTTTICNLCVEQIQAGNRTKGAGFSTKGWFNLVTKFCDETGQNYDKDQLKSRWDVLKGDWKVWKQLRNLDTGLGWDAVKGTIDAPDYXXDLKLKELPKAKKFREKGPQNLEQLEIMFRDVAATGVATWTPSSGTLPPTMPKEGAGDSDGCSEFKDNQCDMSLDIDSLQQRHTSQSRSSGQKQASESIPSQKKKKKIGGAAMLDNRISQLITVCQNRSEGTSRESPSSIDNVMAIVRALPGVESTFAVQASIILLKKSRREMFLTFKDPESQLERLQAMIYNQKK encoded by the exons ATGAGTAAAAAGACCACTTCCAACCCCGAGGTAAAAAAGGCTAGAGCAGATTGGGATATTAATCCAACGTGGACAACTACTATTTGTAACCTCTGTGTGGAACAAATTCAAGCCGGGAATAGAACAAAAGGTGCTGGCTTTAGTACCAAAGGTTGGTTCAATTTGGTGACCAAATTTTGTGATGAGACCGGTCAAAACTATGATAAGGACCAATTAAAAAGTAGGTGGGATGTATTAAAAGGTGATTGGAAAGTGTGGAAACAATTGAGGAATCTTGACACAGGTTTAGGTTGGGATGCAGTGAAGGGAACGATTGATGCTCCTGATTATTAGTAGGACCTGAAGTTGAAG GAATTAcccaaagctaaaaaatttcgAGAGAAAGGTCCACAGAATCTAGAACAACTTGAGATAATGTTTAGGGATGTTGCAGCAACTGGGGTAGCTACATGGACCCCTTCTTCAGGTACATTACCTCCAACAATGCCAAAAGAGGGTGCTGGTGATTCAGATGGTTGCTCTGAATTTAAGGATAACCAATGTGACATGAGTTTAGACATTGATAGTTTGCAGCAAAGACATACTAGTCAATCACGTAGTTCAGGACAAAAGCAAGCTAGTGAATCAATACCCtcacagaagaaaaagaagaagataggagGAGCTGCAATGTTGGACAATCGTATTAGTCAATTAATAACTGTATGTCAGAATAGGTCTGAAGGTACTTCTCGAGAGTCACCAAGTTCAATTGATAATGTAATGGCGATTGTGAGAGCACTTCCTGGAGTGGAAAGTACGTTTGCGGTTCAAGCTTCCATTATCTTACTAAAAAAGTCACGTAGGGAGATGTTCCTAACTTTCAAGGACCCAGAGTCACAGCTAGAACGGCTACAAGCAATGATTTATAACCAAAAGAAGTGA